Proteins encoded by one window of Lathyrus oleraceus cultivar Zhongwan6 chromosome 1, CAAS_Psat_ZW6_1.0, whole genome shotgun sequence:
- the LOC127138497 gene encoding uncharacterized protein LOC127138497 has product MGQAFRRASGRIRSASETDTSSLSKPKITIDHRPPSKVAADKAVESSNAAKLDSLNDDDRPKANLDNVLEERDPKFDAMLGQMLGRITSKPGGKPEMGEASVVEKRNRPMPKLRNTKPNSGQYDERPVPAGTLNVAQLRHIILLQEGKADDHNGPMDVHQIAEKFGVEVVQIQKILQFLSHPPEGRSEDKNKTPR; this is encoded by the exons ATGGGTCAGGCATTTCGTCGAGCATCTGGAAGAATCCGTTCCGCATCTGAAACCGACACGTCATCATTGTCAAAGCCTAAGATCACCATCGACCACCGACCTCCGTCCAAGGTTGCCGCTGACAAGGCGGTGGAGAGCTCCAACGCCGCAAAACTAGACTCTTTGAACGACG ATGATCGTCCTAAAGCTAATCTGGACAACGTCCTAGAAGAAAGAGATCCCAAATTTGATGCTATGCTTGGTCAAATGCTTGGTAGGATTACATCAAAGCCTGGGGGGAAACCTGAAATGGGTGAG GCATCTGTGGTTGAAAAGCGTAATAGGCCCATGCCAAAATTGCGAAATACAAAACCAAATTCTGGTCAATATGATGAAAGACCGGTTCCTGCAGGCACTTTAAATGTAGCACAATTGCGCCATATCATCCTCTTGCAGGAAGGAAAAGCCGATGATCACAATGGGCCTATGGACGTTCACCAGATTGCAGAAAAATTCGGAGTTGAGGTTGTTCAGATTCAGAAAATCTTGCAATTCCTGTCTCATCCTCCAGAGGGAAGAAGCGAAGATAAGAACAAAACACCAAGATAA